The following coding sequences are from one Amblyomma americanum isolate KBUSLIRL-KWMA unplaced genomic scaffold, ASM5285725v1 scaffold_73, whole genome shotgun sequence window:
- the LOC144112365 gene encoding uncharacterized protein LOC144112365 codes for MREAIEAFGETHRESPPSTSPDALPDHWEAPGSGGPNLPEEPPSREEQHEDNPIDGSGTFASVYTALNEAEKEASDAFGDTHRESPPSTSPDALPDHWEAPGSGDQHLLEEPSSREEQHDKNPCDGRGMVASADTALADVEREVRSQDASLVGESLPELLTLGKSTVNGCPAGVFTLKALPKGLHFGPYHGVKVDRIENGGCTWQVRRCGEFFVVDGRPHQRNHWMNDVNYTPSKRRQNLVAFLADGDIYYHTLRNVSPDEELLVGYSTSFTKSLLGSPRGPVALQGGL; via the exons ATGAGGGAG GCAATCGAGGCCTTTGGGGAGACTCACAGGGAAAGCCCGCCTTCAACTTCCCCCGATGCGCTTCCGGACCACTGGGAGGCTCCTGGGAGCGGCGGTCCGAATCTGCCCGAAGAGCCACcctctcgggaagagcagcacgaGGACAACC CTATCGACGGAAGCGGAACGTTTGCGAGTGTTTACACAGCATTGAACGAAGCGGAGAAGGAG GCAAGCGACGCCTTTGGGGATACTCACAGAGAAAGCCCGCCTTCGACTTCCCCCGATGCGCTTCCGGACCACTGGGAGGCTCCTGGGAGCGGCGATCAGCATCTGCTCGAAGAGCCATCCTCTCGGGAAGAACAGCACGACAAGAACC CTTGCGACGGAAGAGGAATGGTTGCGAGTGCTGACACAGCATTGGCCGACGTGGAGAGGGAG GTGAGATCGCAAGATGCCAGTCTCGTCGGTGAGAGCCTGCCCGAGTTACTGACCTTGGGCAAGTCCACAGTCAATGGTTGCCCAGCGGGAGTGTTCACGTTGAAGGCGCTGCCCAAGGGACTGCACTTCGGCCCATATCACGGAGTCAAGGTGGACCGCATCGAAAATGGCGGCTGCACCTGGCAG GTGCGCCGATGTGGAGAGTTCTTCGTGGTAGACGGCCGCCCGCATCAGCGCAACCACTGGATGAACGACGTGAACTACACGCCCAGCAAGAGGAGACAAAACCTCGTGGCCTTTCTCGCCGACGGAGACATCTACTACCACACGCTAAGGAACGTCAGCCCCGACGAAGAACTGCTCGTTGGATATTCAACGTCGTTCACCAAGAGTTTGCTCGGGAGCCCAAGAGGACCAGTGGCGCTGCAAGGAG gactatag